One window of the Streptomyces sp. TS71-3 genome contains the following:
- a CDS encoding heme A synthase has product MVPVPKVTRDDALRAVRNPLALIADRWTPSTRTVQRVALAALVMAVVIVCTGGAVRLTGSGLGCPTWPECTDGSLTTTRAMGIHGAIEFGNRMLTYVLCAAVGWAIIAARAAKPRRRSLTRLGWAQFWLVMGNAVLGGFVVLVGLNPYTVACHFLLTSALIAVAALMWQRTREGDAPPRPLVGKAVAQLVKVLVAATVLLIAMGTVVTGAGPHAGDSSDVYRMPISWEAVSKVHAVLAWVVVTLTFALWFVLKAVDAPVGPLHRTRELFLVLLAQGVIGYTQYFLDLPEALVGLHMLGSALVWIAVLRVLFSLRERPAVVAAVPAQQDVRLSAV; this is encoded by the coding sequence ATGGTGCCCGTGCCGAAAGTGACCCGAGACGACGCACTTCGCGCCGTGCGCAATCCGCTCGCCCTCATCGCCGACCGGTGGACCCCGTCCACCAGGACCGTGCAGCGGGTCGCCCTCGCCGCCCTCGTCATGGCGGTGGTCATCGTGTGCACCGGCGGAGCGGTACGGCTGACGGGCTCCGGCCTCGGCTGCCCGACCTGGCCCGAGTGCACCGACGGATCGCTGACCACCACGCGCGCGATGGGCATCCACGGCGCGATCGAGTTCGGCAACCGGATGCTCACCTACGTGCTGTGCGCCGCCGTCGGCTGGGCGATCATCGCCGCGCGCGCGGCCAAGCCCCGGCGGCGGAGCCTGACCCGGCTGGGCTGGGCGCAGTTCTGGCTGGTCATGGGCAACGCCGTGCTCGGCGGATTCGTCGTCCTGGTGGGCCTCAACCCGTACACGGTCGCCTGCCACTTCCTGCTCACCTCGGCCCTGATCGCGGTGGCCGCGCTGATGTGGCAGCGCACCCGCGAGGGCGACGCCCCGCCGCGTCCGCTGGTCGGCAAGGCCGTGGCCCAGCTCGTGAAGGTCCTCGTGGCGGCCACGGTGCTGCTGATCGCGATGGGCACGGTGGTGACCGGGGCGGGGCCGCACGCCGGGGACTCCAGCGACGTGTACCGGATGCCGATCAGCTGGGAGGCCGTCAGCAAGGTGCACGCCGTCCTGGCGTGGGTCGTGGTGACGCTGACCTTCGCGCTGTGGTTCGTCCTCAAGGCGGTCGACGCGCCCGTGGGGCCGCTGCACCGCACCCGTGAGCTGTTCCTGGTGCTGCTCGCCCAGGGCGTCATCGGTTACACGCAGTACTTCCTGGACCTGCCCGAGGCGCTGGTGGGACTGCACATGCTGGGCTCCGCACTGGTGTGGATCGCGGTGCTGCGCGTCCTGTTCTCGCTCCGCGAGCGCCCCGCCGTGGTGGCCGCGGTGCCGGCGCAGCAGGATGTGCGGTTGTCGGCGGTGTGA
- a CDS encoding metalloregulator ArsR/SmtB family transcription factor, with protein sequence MKNGADWQAGPPQEELAAGLRADLSTRDRVARSILDHGPSTVADLAGRLGLTQAAVRRHLDALVADDVVQPREQRVYGARGRGRPAKVFALTDCGRDAFDQSYDKLAAEALRWIARSAGGGAAGQAAVAAFARDRIESLAQAYRAAIEAAAPEERTMALARALSADGYAATARSAPGRSQGEQLCQHHCPVAHVAEQYPQLCEAETEVFSRLLGTHVQRLATIAHGDGVCTTFIPGDPGQAPAPPQQYAPKQQDHSSESTAGRNPA encoded by the coding sequence GTGAAAAACGGTGCCGACTGGCAGGCGGGTCCCCCGCAGGAGGAGCTCGCGGCTGGGTTGCGTGCGGACCTGTCCACACGCGACCGAGTCGCGCGCTCCATCCTGGACCACGGCCCGTCGACCGTGGCCGACCTGGCCGGCCGTCTGGGCCTCACCCAGGCGGCCGTCCGAAGGCACCTGGACGCACTGGTCGCCGACGACGTCGTGCAGCCCCGCGAGCAGCGGGTGTACGGCGCGCGCGGCCGCGGCCGCCCCGCCAAGGTGTTCGCGCTGACCGACTGCGGCCGGGACGCCTTCGACCAGTCCTACGACAAGCTCGCCGCGGAAGCCCTGCGCTGGATCGCGCGGAGCGCCGGCGGCGGCGCCGCCGGGCAGGCAGCCGTGGCGGCCTTCGCGCGCGACCGCATCGAGTCGCTGGCGCAGGCGTACCGCGCGGCGATCGAGGCCGCTGCGCCCGAGGAGCGCACCATGGCGCTGGCCAGAGCGCTGAGCGCCGACGGGTACGCTGCTACGGCGCGCAGCGCACCCGGCCGGAGCCAGGGCGAGCAACTGTGCCAGCACCACTGCCCGGTCGCCCATGTGGCCGAGCAGTACCCGCAGCTCTGCGAGGCGGAGACCGAGGTGTTCTCGCGCCTGCTGGGTACCCATGTGCAGCGGCTGGCCACGATCGCCCACGGCGACGGGGTCTGCACGACGTTCATCCCGGGCGACCCCGGCCAGGCGCCCGCCCCGCCGCAGCAGTACGCCCCGAAGCAACAAGATCACTCATCCGAAAGCACGGCCGGGAGGAACCCCGCATGA
- a CDS encoding ABC transporter ATP-binding protein yields the protein MQSEPVVHVHGLVKRYGTKTAVDGLDLTTAPGITAVLGPNGAGKTTTVECCEGYRRPDAGTVRVLGLDPRRQARELRPRIGVMLQSGGVYSGARADEMLRHVAGLHAHPLDVDALIERLGLAACGRTTYRRLSGGLQQRLALAMAVVGRPELVFLDEPSAGLDPQARHATWDLVRELRADGVSVILTTHYMDEAEQLADDVAIIDAGRVIAHGSPDELCRGGAENTLRFLGRPGLDVASLLKALPADSGAEELTPGSYRVSGKVNPQMLATVTSWCAQHGVMPEKISVERHTLEDVFLELTGKELRG from the coding sequence ATGCAAAGTGAGCCGGTGGTCCATGTGCACGGCCTGGTCAAGCGCTACGGCACCAAGACCGCTGTCGACGGTCTCGACCTCACCACGGCTCCCGGCATCACCGCTGTCCTCGGCCCCAACGGCGCCGGCAAGACCACCACCGTCGAGTGCTGCGAGGGCTACCGCAGGCCGGACGCGGGCACGGTGCGCGTCCTCGGCCTCGACCCGCGCCGCCAGGCCCGCGAACTGCGCCCCCGGATCGGGGTGATGCTCCAGTCCGGCGGCGTCTACTCGGGCGCACGCGCGGACGAGATGCTGCGCCACGTGGCGGGCCTGCACGCGCACCCGCTGGACGTCGACGCCCTCATCGAGCGCCTGGGGCTCGCCGCCTGCGGCCGCACCACCTACCGGCGGCTGTCCGGCGGGTTGCAGCAGCGCCTGGCGCTCGCCATGGCCGTGGTCGGCCGGCCCGAGCTGGTCTTCCTCGACGAGCCCAGCGCCGGCCTGGACCCGCAGGCCAGGCACGCCACCTGGGACCTGGTGCGCGAGCTGCGCGCGGACGGGGTGAGCGTCATCCTCACCACCCACTACATGGACGAGGCCGAGCAGCTCGCCGACGACGTCGCGATCATCGACGCCGGACGGGTGATAGCGCACGGCTCCCCCGACGAGCTGTGCCGCGGAGGAGCCGAGAACACGTTGCGCTTCCTCGGCCGCCCCGGGCTCGACGTGGCGTCCCTCCTCAAGGCGCTGCCCGCCGACTCCGGCGCCGAGGAGCTCACCCCCGGCTCGTACCGGGTGAGCGGCAAGGTCAACCCCCAGATGCTGGCCACCGTCACCTCCTGGTGCGCCCAGCACGGCGTGATGCCGGAGAAGATCTCCGTCGAGCGCCACACCCTGGAGGACGTCTTCCTGGAACTCACGGGCAAGGAGCTGCGCGGGTGA
- a CDS encoding ABC transporter permease, which translates to MPGAAPLHRMIVSQAVLETKMLLRNGEQLLLTVVIPTLLLVLFSSVDIVDTGAASPVDFLAPGILALAVLSTAFTGQAIATGYERRYGVLKRLGTSPLPRWGLMTAKTLSVLVTEVLQVVLLTLIALTLGWSPHGGVAAVVLLLVLGTAACSGLGLLMAGTLKAEATLAAANLVFLLLLAGGGVLVPLDRFPDAAQAVLGLLPLSALSDGLRDVLQHGASMPWGDLGILGVWAVLGLGAAAALFRWE; encoded by the coding sequence ATGCCCGGGGCGGCGCCGCTGCACCGGATGATCGTCTCGCAGGCGGTGCTGGAGACGAAGATGCTGCTCCGCAACGGCGAGCAGCTCCTGCTGACCGTGGTGATCCCGACCCTGCTGCTGGTGCTCTTCAGCTCCGTGGACATCGTGGACACCGGAGCGGCCAGCCCGGTGGACTTCCTCGCGCCCGGCATCCTCGCCCTCGCGGTGCTGTCCACGGCGTTCACCGGCCAGGCGATCGCCACCGGCTACGAACGGCGGTACGGCGTGCTGAAGCGGCTGGGCACCTCGCCCCTGCCCCGCTGGGGCCTGATGACGGCGAAGACGCTGTCGGTGCTGGTCACCGAGGTGCTCCAGGTCGTGCTGCTCACGCTCATCGCGCTCACCCTGGGCTGGTCGCCGCACGGCGGGGTGGCGGCCGTCGTCCTGCTGCTGGTGCTGGGCACCGCGGCCTGCTCGGGGCTCGGCCTGCTGATGGCGGGCACGCTCAAGGCGGAGGCCACGCTGGCCGCGGCCAACCTGGTCTTCCTGCTCCTGCTGGCCGGCGGCGGCGTGCTCGTGCCGCTGGACCGGTTCCCGGACGCGGCGCAGGCGGTGCTCGGCCTGCTGCCGCTGTCGGCCCTCTCGGACGGCCTGCGGGACGTGCTCCAGCACGGTGCCTCGATGCCCTGGGGCGACCTCGGGATCCTCGGGGTGTGGGCCGTACTGGGGCTGGGAGCGGCGGCGGCGCTCTTCCGCTGGGAGTGA
- a CDS encoding heme o synthase: protein MTAVESRSPDGTSSHAVKGAEELGPTPVHRPFGARLKAFVALTKPRIIELLLITTVPVMFLAAQGVPDLWLVLTTCIGGYLSAGGANALNMYIDRDIDALMTRTAQRPLVTGMVSPREGLVFGLALAVVSTLWFGFLVNWLSAWLALGALLFYVVVYTMILKRRTSQNIVWGGIAGCMPVFIGWSSVTGSLSWAAVILFLVMFFWTPPHYWPLSMRVKDDYARVGVPMLPVLASNRVVARQIVLYSWVMVLVSLALTPLGYTGWFYTSVALVTGGLWLWEAHGLLNRAKAGQVGAKLKEMRLFHWSITYVSLLFVAVAVDPFLR, encoded by the coding sequence GTGACGGCCGTTGAATCCCGTTCACCGGATGGGACCTCCTCCCATGCCGTGAAGGGTGCGGAGGAGCTGGGACCGACTCCGGTCCACCGGCCGTTCGGGGCCAGGCTCAAGGCCTTCGTGGCGCTGACCAAGCCGCGGATCATCGAGCTTCTGCTGATCACCACGGTGCCGGTGATGTTCCTCGCCGCGCAGGGCGTGCCCGACCTCTGGCTCGTGCTCACCACGTGCATCGGCGGGTACCTCTCCGCGGGCGGTGCCAACGCCCTCAATATGTACATCGACCGCGACATCGACGCCCTGATGACACGCACGGCACAGCGCCCGCTCGTCACCGGCATGGTCTCGCCCCGAGAGGGACTGGTCTTCGGCCTGGCGCTCGCGGTCGTGTCCACCCTCTGGTTCGGCTTCCTCGTCAACTGGCTGTCGGCGTGGCTGGCCCTGGGCGCGCTGCTCTTCTACGTCGTCGTCTACACGATGATCCTCAAGCGGCGCACCTCCCAGAACATCGTCTGGGGCGGCATCGCCGGCTGCATGCCCGTCTTCATCGGCTGGTCCTCGGTGACCGGTTCGCTCTCCTGGGCCGCGGTCATCCTCTTCCTGGTGATGTTCTTCTGGACGCCGCCGCACTACTGGCCGCTGTCGATGCGGGTGAAGGACGACTACGCGCGCGTGGGCGTGCCGATGCTCCCCGTGCTCGCCTCCAACCGGGTCGTCGCGCGGCAGATCGTCCTCTACAGCTGGGTGATGGTCCTCGTCTCCCTCGCGCTGACGCCGCTCGGCTACACGGGCTGGTTCTACACCTCCGTGGCGCTGGTCACCGGCGGCCTGTGGCTCTGGGAGGCGCACGGCCTGCTGAACCGCGCGAAGGCGGGCCAGGTGGGCGCGAAGCTCAAGGAGATGCGGCTCTTCCACTGGTCGATCACCTACGTCTCGCTGCTCTTCGTCGCGGTGGCCGTGGACCCGTTCCTGCGCTGA
- the sufB gene encoding Fe-S cluster assembly protein SufB: MTLPTETAHPELEGLGTYEYGWADSDVAGAAAKRGLNEDVVRDISGKKSEPEWMTKLRLKGLRLFEKKPMPNWGSDLSGIDFDNIKYFVRSTEKQAESWEDLPADIKATYDKLGIPEAEKQRLVAGVAAQYESEVVYHQIREDLEEQGVIFLDTDTALREHPELFKEYFGTVIPAGDNKFAALNTAVWSGGSFIYVPKGVHVEIPLQAYFRINTENMGQFERTLIVVDEDAYVHYVEGCTAPIYKSDSLHSAVVEIIVKKGARCRYTTIQNWSNNVYNLVTKRAVAYEGATMEWVDGNIGSKVTMKYPAVYLMGEHAKGETLSIAFAGEGQHQDAGAKMVHLAPNTSSNIVSKSVARGGGRTSYRGLIEIGEGAPGAKSNVLCDALLVDTISRSDTYPYVDVREDDVSMGHEATVSKVSEDQLFYLMSRGLSEDEAMAMIVRGFVEPIAKELPMEYALELNRLIELQMEGAVG, from the coding sequence ATGACTCTCCCCACGGAGACCGCCCACCCCGAGCTGGAAGGCCTGGGCACTTACGAATACGGCTGGGCCGACTCCGACGTCGCCGGTGCCGCCGCCAAGCGCGGCCTGAACGAGGACGTCGTCCGGGACATCTCCGGCAAGAAGTCCGAGCCCGAGTGGATGACCAAGCTCCGCCTCAAGGGCCTCCGCCTCTTCGAGAAGAAGCCCATGCCGAACTGGGGCTCCGACCTCTCCGGTATCGACTTCGACAACATCAAGTACTTCGTGCGGTCGACCGAGAAGCAGGCGGAGAGCTGGGAGGACCTGCCCGCCGACATCAAGGCCACGTACGACAAGCTCGGCATCCCGGAGGCGGAGAAGCAGCGCCTGGTCGCGGGCGTCGCCGCCCAGTACGAGTCCGAGGTCGTCTACCACCAGATCCGTGAGGACCTGGAGGAGCAGGGCGTCATCTTCCTGGACACGGACACCGCCCTGCGGGAGCACCCGGAGCTCTTCAAGGAGTACTTCGGCACGGTCATCCCGGCCGGCGACAACAAGTTCGCCGCGCTCAACACCGCCGTCTGGTCCGGCGGCTCCTTCATCTACGTGCCGAAGGGCGTGCACGTGGAGATCCCGCTCCAGGCCTACTTCCGCATCAACACGGAGAACATGGGCCAGTTCGAGCGGACGCTGATCGTCGTCGACGAGGACGCCTACGTCCACTACGTCGAGGGCTGCACGGCTCCGATCTACAAGTCGGACTCCCTGCACTCCGCGGTCGTCGAGATCATCGTCAAGAAGGGCGCCCGCTGCCGGTACACCACCATCCAGAACTGGTCGAACAACGTCTACAACCTGGTCACCAAGCGCGCGGTGGCCTACGAGGGCGCGACCATGGAGTGGGTGGACGGCAACATCGGCTCCAAGGTGACCATGAAGTACCCCGCGGTCTACCTGATGGGCGAGCACGCCAAGGGCGAGACGCTCTCCATCGCCTTCGCGGGCGAGGGCCAGCACCAGGACGCGGGCGCCAAGATGGTCCACCTGGCGCCGAACACCTCCTCGAACATCGTCTCCAAGTCGGTGGCGCGGGGCGGCGGCCGTACCTCCTACCGCGGCCTGATCGAGATCGGCGAGGGCGCCCCGGGCGCCAAGTCCAACGTGCTCTGCGACGCCCTGCTCGTCGACACGATCTCCCGCTCCGACACGTACCCCTACGTCGACGTCCGCGAGGACGACGTCTCCATGGGCCACGAGGCGACCGTCTCCAAGGTCTCCGAGGACCAGCTCTTCTACCTGATGAGCCGCGGTCTCTCCGAGGACGAGGCGATGGCGATGATCGTCCGCGGCTTCGTCGAGCCGATCGCCAAGGAGCTGCCCATGGAGTACGCCCTGGAGCTCAACCGGCTGATCGAGCTCCAGATGGAGGGCGCGGTGGGCTGA